From Rhodothermales bacterium, a single genomic window includes:
- a CDS encoding TIGR00730 family Rossman fold protein: MKRLAVFCGSRTGSDGVFSSAARELGDEMVGRGIDLVYGGGNVGLMGVLADAVLEAGGSVTGVIPQALASKELAHNRIQDLRVVASMHERKALIADLSDGFMALPGGIGTLEEFFEVLTWGQLGFHPKPVALLNVAGYYDGLLSFIDHAVAHGFVRHVHGKMVISGPSAAELLDSMAAYRSPGIPKWLDREEL, from the coding sequence ATGAAGCGACTCGCTGTGTTTTGCGGGTCTCGCACTGGATCGGACGGGGTGTTTTCGTCCGCGGCCCGTGAACTCGGTGACGAAATGGTTGGTCGCGGGATCGACCTTGTGTATGGCGGCGGAAACGTCGGACTGATGGGTGTACTTGCCGATGCGGTTCTGGAGGCCGGGGGATCGGTCACGGGCGTCATTCCGCAGGCACTTGCCTCAAAGGAGTTGGCCCACAATCGGATACAGGACCTGCGCGTCGTGGCTTCCATGCACGAACGAAAGGCGCTGATAGCAGATCTCTCGGACGGATTCATGGCGCTTCCTGGCGGCATCGGGACGCTCGAGGAGTTCTTCGAAGTGTTGACATGGGGCCAGCTCGGGTTTCATCCCAAGCCGGTGGCGCTTTTGAACGTGGCCGGTTATTACGACGGTCTTCTATCCTTCATCGATCATGCGGTGGCGCACGGTTTCGTTCGGCACGTGCACGGAAAGATGGTGATCTCGGGACCGTCGGCTGCCGAACTTTTGGATAGCATGGCGGCCTACCGTTCGCCGGGCATTCCCAAATGGTTAGATCGAGAGGAATTATGA
- a CDS encoding DUF2784 domain-containing protein, which yields MLTLLDVSFFLFHTGLMVFNLTGWIWMRTRRLHLAVISLTVLSWFGLGMFYGIGYCPCTDWHWQVKRALGEVELPVSYVKYYLDRFTGLDLDPMAIDVSVAVLGVGALLVSLVLNLRDWKRTHARA from the coding sequence ATGCTGACGCTTCTGGATGTATCCTTCTTTCTGTTTCACACCGGTTTGATGGTATTCAATCTTACGGGGTGGATCTGGATGAGGACGCGTCGGCTGCACCTGGCGGTCATCTCGTTGACGGTGCTCTCATGGTTCGGACTCGGCATGTTCTACGGAATCGGGTACTGTCCCTGTACGGACTGGCACTGGCAGGTGAAAAGAGCGCTCGGTGAGGTTGAGTTGCCGGTATCGTATGTGAAGTATTATCTGGATCGGTTCACCGGGCTCGATCTGGATCCGATGGCCATCGACGTGAGTGTCGCCGTGCTTGGGGTCGGGGCACTGCTCGTGTCCCTCGTACTGAATCTGAGAGATTGGAAACGGACGCATGCAAGAGCCTGA